From Calditrichota bacterium, one genomic window encodes:
- a CDS encoding glycosyltransferase family 4 protein, protein MIKNKVLLSAYACEPRKGSEPAVGWNWLLQMQKHCDVWVITRANNKTAIESFKNEIKENVRFIFVDYSDTVLKIKKKLPVWFYYYLWQIKAFFIAKNIHKQINFDFAHHVTFMSARVNFVPFLKVKSIVGPVGGLELLPHNFTTLVNKKLKEYIRELAIYKLKYSPLWHLFLKRTNKLILTNKQNLKFIPKKYHSKVYITQIGVSEKQLPKQNGNSVCKIYWGGILARWKGLEILLRSLVKVDVDWELDITGKGAELIYFKSLVKQLGLDSKVRFLGWIEKNEQERLLLNCNIFIFTSLRETTGLVLLEAMSYGKPVVALDWGGPSSIINGSNGIKIPVNTVEQTVNSLAENINKLANNTVLQKELGMGAYQSVKEKFCWDKKGEEMNQLYNQILNENTPRS, encoded by the coding sequence ATGATAAAAAATAAAGTTCTTCTTTCTGCGTATGCCTGTGAACCGCGAAAAGGATCGGAACCTGCTGTTGGTTGGAACTGGTTATTACAAATGCAAAAACATTGTGATGTTTGGGTTATAACTAGGGCAAATAACAAAACAGCAATTGAGTCTTTTAAAAATGAAATAAAAGAAAATGTCCGTTTTATTTTTGTTGATTATAGTGATACTGTTTTAAAAATAAAGAAAAAATTACCAGTTTGGTTTTATTATTATCTATGGCAAATTAAAGCTTTCTTTATAGCCAAAAATATCCATAAACAAATAAATTTTGATTTTGCTCATCATGTAACATTTATGTCTGCTAGGGTAAATTTTGTTCCTTTCTTAAAAGTAAAATCAATTGTTGGGCCTGTTGGAGGCCTTGAACTTCTTCCACATAACTTTACAACTCTAGTAAATAAGAAACTCAAAGAATATATTAGAGAACTAGCGATATATAAATTAAAGTATTCTCCATTGTGGCATCTTTTTCTAAAAAGAACAAATAAACTAATACTTACAAATAAACAGAACTTAAAGTTTATACCCAAAAAATACCATTCAAAAGTCTATATTACACAAATTGGTGTTAGCGAAAAACAGCTACCAAAACAAAATGGCAATTCGGTTTGTAAAATTTATTGGGGGGGGATTTTAGCACGTTGGAAAGGCTTAGAGATTTTGCTAAGGTCTCTTGTAAAAGTTGATGTTGATTGGGAATTAGACATTACAGGCAAAGGCGCTGAATTAATATATTTTAAAAGCCTTGTAAAACAATTGGGTTTAGATTCAAAAGTACGATTCTTGGGTTGGATTGAAAAAAATGAGCAAGAAAGATTGTTGTTAAATTGTAATATCTTTATTTTTACAAGTTTACGTGAAACAACTGGTTTGGTTTTACTGGAAGCAATGAGTTATGGTAAACCTGTTGTTGCTTTAGATTGGGGAGGTCCTTCTTCAATTATAAATGGTTCAAACGGCATCAAAATACCAGTAAATACGGTTGAGCAAACCGTAAACTCTTTGGCTGAAAACATAAATAAATTAGCAAATAATACTGTGTTACAAAAAGAATTAGGCATGGGTGCATACCAAAGTGTAAAGGAAAAATTTTGTTGGGATAAGAAAGGCGAAGAAATGAATCAACTTTATAACCAAATTCTAAATGAAAATACTCCTCGTTCATAA
- a CDS encoding glycosyltransferase family 4 protein produces MKILLVHNRYKLAGGEDTVFKNELELLESKGNQVRQFIKDNKEIDNYSISEKVSLIGKTTYSRNSYLEIAKIFKDYKPDVCHIHNFFPLISPSIFSACQDNKIPVIQTLHNYRLICPGAYLYRDGHICEECSENGIYKSVKYGCYRESKLQTYTVARMIQKNSEYSTWNTKIDGYITLTNFAKQKFIQNNFPKNKIYKKSNFLFEDPGVSKRNVSGFIFVGRLDETKGLDVLIQASRINNNFKINIAGDGPLKPKFPKDINYLGLLNKEGVHENIKTSLALIFPSVWYEGMPMTIIEAFACGRPVIASNLGAMAEMIEDGKTGLLFEPGNAKDLANKMQWAMDNKDKMAEMGKNARKEFEEKYTAEKNYERLMEIYRAAIDNARKKYALKENEF; encoded by the coding sequence ATGAAAATACTCCTCGTTCATAACCGCTATAAACTTGCAGGTGGTGAAGATACTGTTTTTAAAAATGAACTGGAGTTACTAGAAAGTAAGGGCAATCAAGTTCGTCAGTTTATAAAAGACAATAAAGAGATTGATAATTACAGCATTAGTGAAAAAGTTTCTTTAATTGGCAAAACAACATATTCCAGAAACTCATATCTTGAAATAGCAAAAATATTTAAAGATTACAAGCCTGATGTCTGCCACATCCATAATTTCTTTCCTTTAATATCTCCTTCAATTTTTAGTGCCTGCCAAGACAACAAAATACCGGTTATTCAAACCTTACATAATTATAGATTAATATGTCCCGGTGCCTATTTATATAGAGATGGCCATATTTGCGAAGAATGTTCAGAAAATGGTATTTATAAAAGTGTAAAATATGGTTGCTATCGTGAATCGAAACTACAAACATATACTGTTGCCCGTATGATACAAAAAAACAGTGAATATTCTACCTGGAACACTAAAATAGACGGATACATTACACTTACTAATTTTGCAAAACAGAAATTCATTCAAAACAATTTTCCAAAAAACAAAATTTATAAGAAATCAAATTTTCTATTCGAAGATCCGGGTGTTTCAAAGCGTAATGTATCTGGTTTTATTTTTGTGGGAAGGCTCGATGAAACTAAAGGTTTAGATGTTTTAATTCAGGCTTCAAGAATAAATAATAATTTTAAAATAAATATTGCCGGTGATGGGCCATTAAAGCCAAAGTTTCCAAAAGATATAAATTATTTGGGACTGCTAAACAAAGAAGGCGTTCATGAAAACATTAAAACTTCTCTTGCTTTAATTTTCCCATCTGTTTGGTACGAAGGCATGCCAATGACAATAATAGAAGCATTTGCTTGTGGAAGACCGGTTATTGCTTCAAATCTTGGAGCCATGGCAGAAATGATTGAGGATGGTAAAACGGGTCTGTTATTTGAACCCGGCAATGCAAAAGACCTTGCCAATAAAATGCAATGGGCAATGGATAACAAAGATAAAATGGCAGAAATGGGAAAAAATGCCCGCAAAGAATTTGAAGAAAAATATACTGCTGAAAAGAATTATGAAAGGCTAATGGAAATCTACCGGGCGGCTATCGATAATGCACGTAAAAAATATGCATTGAAAGAAAATGAATTTTAA